A window of Bacteroidales bacterium contains these coding sequences:
- a CDS encoding T9SS type A sorting domain-containing protein: VKVSVHDGIETLENSAITIYPNPNKGNFSLDFNNINGKVSYQIIDTKGSVIVSNNSFVDGNAMIEVSLDLASGVYFVKVITETQSLIEKLVIE; the protein is encoded by the coding sequence GTAAAAGTAAGTGTTCATGACGGAATTGAAACTTTAGAAAATTCAGCTATTACAATCTATCCTAATCCTAATAAAGGTAACTTTAGCTTAGATTTCAATAATATCAATGGCAAAGTAAGCTATCAAATTATTGATACAAAAGGAAGTGTTATTGTAAGTAACAACTCTTTTGTTGATGGAAATGCTATGATAGAAGTTTCATTAGACCTTGCATCTGGTGTTTACTTTGTAAAAGTAATTACAGAAACTCAAAGCCTAATTGAAAAATTGGTTATTGAATAA